The Gemmatimonas phototrophica region GAGAGCGTCATCCATTCGCGCAACCGCCCGTCGGCGCCGTAGACGGCGGCAATGAGCGGGGCGCGGTCGCCGCGGATGGGGCGCCCAATGACGCCTTCCCAGTCGAGGGCCACGGCGGCGCTGCTGTCCTTGGGGAACATGCCGCGGATGAGCCCCCGCAACAGGCGCGGGGCGCCGACCAGGTCGGCTACCGGAATGACGCTGGGTCCGCTGGGGGTCAGCGCCGCGCGAATGCGCTGGGTCCACCGTTCGGCAGCGGCGGCGCCGTTGCGGCCGGCCACAATGATGATGGAGGCGCGGCGGCTGATGCTCGAGTCGGTCACGAGCCGGTTGAACTGATCGAGCAGCCGGTAGGTGGGCAACTGGTCGGGGACCGAGGAGCCGCGGGCGGGTACGCGCCGCGCATCGCCGTGCGGATCCTGCGCGGCGAGCGACATGGGCGACATCAACAGCGCGGCACCTACGAGATGCCGAAGAGTTCTGGACATCGTGACCTCGGATGGGAACGAGCAGCCAGCCCAATACAGACGAACCGGGCGCGGCGCCGTCATTTTCCCGGTACCCTATGGCCGGTCGATTCGTTCGTCCCCGGCCACCATTCAACGAACTTCTCCCGACAAATGTTCATGCCTGTGGGTCTGCGGGGAGCCGGGCTGGCGGTCATAGTGACGGTGGCCCTGGCAGGATGTGCGGCCACGCCCGCGCCGCTGCGGGTTGAGGCAGTGGTGACCACGGCAGAGGCCGGGGAGCGGCTGGCCCCCCTGGCGGTGACGGAACTCCCCGTCGATTCGCGGGCCCGCGGCGGGGTGCGTATCCGCCTTGATCCCACCCGCCGGTTTCAGCCCATTGAGGGCTATGGGGCCGCGTTGACCGATGCCTCGGCGCTGTTGCTCACCGCGCTGCCGGCGCGGCTGCGGGATAGCGTGTTGCGGGAGTTGTACGCTCCCACGGCGGGGATCGGACTGTCCATGGTGCGTGTCCCCATTGGAGCCTCAGACTATTCCCCCGCGCACTACACGTTGCATGATGGCCCGGGGCAGCTGGCCGATACGCTGCTGGCCGGCGTGGTGTTTGCGGGGGAGGCGGCGCGGGTGGAGCTGTTACGGCAGCTCCGGCGCGCTCAGCCGACGCTGCGCATCATGGGCACGCCGTGGAGTGCCCCCGCTTGGATGAAGACGCCGCCCCGCTTGCCGGGCGGGACGCTGCGAGAGGAGGCGATGCCGGTGTACGCCCGGTATCTGCAGCGCGTGGTGCGCGCCTATGATTCGGCCGGGGTACCACTGGCCCTGTTGAGTGTGCAGAATGAGCCGCGTCATGAGCCTCCCGATTATCCCGGCATGCGCTTGTCGGCAGCGCAGCGGGCCCGGCTGATTGGCGGTCATCTTGGTCCGCTGTTGTCGCAGCTGCCCCGGGCGCCGCGATTGCTGGAGTGGGATCACAATTGGGATGCTCCGGAGGAGCCGCTGGCCGTACTGGCGGACTCGGCCGCCCGTCGGTACGTGCACGGGGTGGCATGGCACTGTTATGCCGGTGATGTGCAGGCGCAGGATTCGGTGCACGCGGCATATCCGGCGGTGGCGACCTACTTCACCGAGTGTGCCGG contains the following coding sequences:
- a CDS encoding glycoside hydrolase family 30 protein — translated: MPVGLRGAGLAVIVTVALAGCAATPAPLRVEAVVTTAEAGERLAPLAVTELPVDSRARGGVRIRLDPTRRFQPIEGYGAALTDASALLLTALPARLRDSVLRELYAPTAGIGLSMVRVPIGASDYSPAHYTLHDGPGQLADTLLAGVVFAGEAARVELLRQLRRAQPTLRIMGTPWSAPAWMKTPPRLPGGTLREEAMPVYARYLQRVVRAYDSAGVPLALLSVQNEPRHEPPDYPGMRLSAAQRARLIGGHLGPLLSQLPRAPRLLEWDHNWDAPEEPLAVLADSAARRYVHGVAWHCYAGDVQAQDSVHAAYPAVATYFTECAGGDWAPTFGDNLLWNVRTLLIGATTHWARGVMLWNLALDPLHGPHLGGCTNCRGVLTIDTVAQTVQRNEEYYALAHASRYVRDGAVRMGSTLAGAGDSSLVQVAFANADGSSVVLMANSAPAAVRVEVVREGRTVVMQVPGRSVVTVRMGAVRD